A window of the Lolium perenne isolate Kyuss_39 chromosome 7, Kyuss_2.0, whole genome shotgun sequence genome harbors these coding sequences:
- the LOC139833677 gene encoding uncharacterized protein translates to MAATNPGMVHVVEPSATKMTLPDGKRVRVFHRAFWSFEQCTGAFKHCRPVIAVDGTFLTGQYKGTLLVAIASDASNRLVPLAFALVEIENNDNWEWFFHILRTRVIPPSKEVCVISDRHQGILNAVELAIPGHAPLHHRWCMRHFCANFYRACKSKELSDLLQDCCLAYYERRFANLYNGLLKHKDLNAGGQEFLHRHLIFNSKWARAYDEDGRRYGQMTSNMAECFNNVLKGVRALPMMEIIQYTFEKLNVYFQNYTDETEKEIAMNCEFPTKVQEFMDFQARKADSQTATCYDNVDWVYQEALLASFGLLPLANSGTH, encoded by the exons atggcCGCAACTAACCCGGGCATGGTGCATGTGGTGGAGCCTTCCGCAACCAAAATGACATTGCCTGATGGTAAAAGAGTGAGGGTATTTCACCGTGCATTTTGGTCATTCGAGCAATGCACGGGGGCATTCAAACATTGTAGGCCCGTCATAGCCGTGGATGGTACCTTCTTGACCGGGCAATACAAGGGCACACTATTGGTGGCAATAGCAAGTGATGCGAGCAACCGTTTAGTACCACTGGCTTTTGCATTGGTAGAGATCGAGAACAATGATAACTgggaatggtttttccatatatTGAGGACGAGGGTCATACCACCCTCAAAGGAAGTGTGTGTCATCTCCGATCGTCATCAAGGAATTCTCAATGCGGTGGAGCTTGCAATTCCCGGGCATGCTCCCTTGCATCACCGATGGTGCATGAGGCATTTTTGTGCAAACTTCTACCGGGCATGCAAGAGCAAAGAGTTGTCTGACCTTCTTCAAGATTGTTGCCTCGCTTACTATGAGCGCCGCTTCGCAAACCTATACAACGGCTTGCTGAAGCACAAAGACCTCAACGCGGGTGGTCAAGAGTTTCTTCATAGACATCTCATATTTAACTCAAAGTGGGCAAGAGCTTATGATGAGGATGGGAGGAGATATGGCCAAATGACAAGCAACATGGCCGAGTGCTTCAACAATGTGTTGAAGGGTGTCCGTGCATTGCCCATGATGGAAATCATTCAATACACATTCGAGAAGTTGAATGTCTATTTCCAGAACTACACCGATGAAACGGAGAAGGAAATTGCTATGAATTGCGAGTTCCCAACGAAGGTTCAAGAGTTCATGGATTTTCAGGCGAGGAAGGCGGACTCCCAAACGGCTACATGTTATGACAATGTTGACTGGGTTTACCAA GAGGCCCTCCTTGCTTCATTTGGCTTGCTCCCACTTGCTAACAGCGGCACGCACTAG